The sequence below is a genomic window from Gossypium hirsutum isolate 1008001.06 chromosome A11, Gossypium_hirsutum_v2.1, whole genome shotgun sequence.
atgggtatttaatctctattaatataatttcgtttgtaatattcaatttattctgaatggaagagtggtatgtaattttcgctatcaacttatattggcagggtatgagataagtaagaaccgttttcatgagatgttagCGGTTTTACATTCAGTTAACGAAGAAGGCacagactacctttgtaacaaACCTTTCGAACAGTGGACATAAGCATACGACGGCGgtctacgatatggtcatatgacatTAAAccggctgaatgcataaattctgttctaaaaggaacACGTTATTTACCGATAACAGCCGTTGTGCGGAGACATATTTTTGTTTAACGacactatttccaaagcgagcagcgagttataaaggccaaatgtaaggaggccatgtatggtgcacgACGATATTGAGAAagattaacaaggcgaaggcacGAGCCAACACCATGCACATAGTGTGTCACGATCGCGACAACCTATGGTTTCTTGTGACGGAGTTTGACAAACCGAACTAAGGTATTATTGgtgggcaatatcgtgtacactcgAGAAATAGGACATGCGACTGTGGGGTGTTTGACACACTATGTTATCgatgcgctcatgtaattgcagcttgtcagaatctctgtCTGGATCCCATGACGTATGTCGACcaagtgtacaaaatagaatacatgtacaacgtGTGAAGACACTTATTCCCACCGATCCTAGATGAATGTAAGTGGCCGTATATATCGGTTGCTCCGTTTAAGCTGTGGATAGAGAATTACATCACAAACCAAAAGTTCGACCTTACttgactagaatacgtaacaatatggatatccaagAAACAACAAACCAACAGaggttgtgcggatggtgtaggaacccaggccatataACTTGATCATGTCCAAATCGGAATAACTGATAgttgttgtaataaaattatgttgcattatttatattttattaaaaatattaaaaatattaaaaattttaccgtattcaaaataacatttattttaataaaaattattggctaatttaaaagaacatttattgtattaaaattaaaaaaagtaaagtacaattaaaatattaaaaacaacttttattttattaattaaaactatataaaaaaataaatataaaaataaaaaaaaatattgactaatttaaaagaatatttattttaataaaattaaaaaaattaaagtaaaattaaaatattaaaaacaacttttattttattaattgaaactatataaaaaattaaatataaaaataataaaaaatattgcctaatttaaaagaacatttattttaaaaaaattaaaatattaaagtacaattaaaatattaaaaacaacttttatttttttaattcaaactatataaaaatttaaatataaaaataataaaaaatattggctaatttaaaagaacatttattttaataaaattaaaaaaattgaaatacaattaaaatattaaaaacaacttttattttattaattgaaactatataaaaaattaaataaaaaataataaaaaatattgcctaatctaaaaaaacatttatcttaataaaatttttaaaaaaaaagtaaagtacgattaaaatatcaaaaacaacttttattttattatatgaaactatataaaaaaagtttctacaaatatattaaaaaaatcaatgttggTGCCAGTCGAAATCAGTGCCACATGGGGTCATCAACGGTTACGCACTGGATTCCTCCTTGGTTCAGCTTCCGACAGGGGTTATAGTTGTTCCGGTGGGAATTGTGGTTCCTCTGGTAGGGGATctggttgtgggtgttgggaAGATGACCCACCTTAATAGAATAATGAATGCGGAGGTATTTACATCACCCATGGTGGAGGTGTTTAAATCCTATAAGGCGATGGGgaatggtaaaaagaagagctccccgacggcGCCTCGTGCGATCCCTCATGCGACAGCGGCCTATTGATCGACGGTTGACTTGGAGTAATTGGGAACGAAGATGAACGGGGTCATGCAtcccaacctgccataggaccaggaaaagaaaacataaaagggttaggatacatataagggctaggatacgcaacTGGCATAATCTGAAAAGGCTGTGATATGAGTGTCGTCGGTTGAAGTGTTAGGCCAGGTGGCTGTGTAGGCACTGTTGATGGGCCCGATGATTGTATGGACGCTGCTGATGGGCCAGTGTCGTCAtcccttcttcttggatttaaaaTGCCCGTCGTTTCCTTTGCACATGAATTTGCCGTCGCCTCTCCTCTTCTGATAGTAAATGtgacttgccatggatcctaaaccatgacatgtaTTCCGACACGCATGCTAACTCAGGAACAATAATCGGTTCCCAAGTAGGTATATAGTCATaccgattttcccacatttcgaTATATTTTGACCAGTGTCTCGACCAATCCGTATTCAATAGCCGTAAGTCGACTTTGTGCTCATCATCAaacacctcaggtgccacggAATCGGTTGTTAAAATCCAAATTGCTGCAATACTCTATCTGAATGGTGCTTCTCCATGatagcatagttgaccaatgggaccttcacatgccaaatgttcggattttgaaaaaattcatccAGAATTATTGCTCGAATTGCCGAATCcttgtatggtgtccattgaaactatatgaatatgataaaaatattagttaaatcctAAATACTAAATCCTAAATACTAAATCCTAAATACTAAACACTAAATactaatactaaatactaaatactaaatacgaaacgactattttattatgtatatatattttatttaatacttgcTTATGCTTtcgaccgttggtctaatagaagccgtatatctttaGAAGATGTGGGTAGTCCAACATAACTCGCCGAATGGtttcacctaattaaataattttttagcatgcagttatattttaaatctacgtaataattgtaaaatctaatataaaatttacctcgttattagtgggaatgtatatgggtggttcactcgaggacgtaaaaatggaaagcgaaaccgtgcccatgattgcagtagtgataggcatcctccgattttggctttattcggtcttgtcgccccgcacatctcccggtacaatgttGCTAACACAGTAGACCCCCAACTTAATTCACCTGCTCTCTAAAATCAACAAGTTTTAGCAGCCATCTCAGATGTACGcggtttcgtgacaagtccggcatcagataacctccaatcatctcaagaATGTATGCCTAAGCATATTGTATTCTTTCTAATTCAGTCGAATCATTATTCGGCTCCgaaaatgtgtctcgtaaccagcccatctcgatccgacctctgTTAATATTATCCAGaatagcacccaaaagctcgtagcatacggTTCTCCAATCAGCAGATTGAGCGGACCCATGACTGCGTACACATCGGCCTGCAATCCCAATTGCAATTGCAcgtcttctagagtgatagtacactctctgcatggaagatggaaagtgtgcgtctcgggtctccacctctctatcaacGCACTGATTAGTTTCAGGTCTAACTTGCACCCCCGGCCTATCGTGGGCACGTGTCAAAAAACCGCTTTCCGCAGGTAATTCTCTATCAATAGCGATGGAGGACCAGACATATTACGGATATAGCATTGCAACACTCGATCTACagattgttataaaaaattataaaataaatattaattaaaattgcataaatgaaaaaaagttaaatactattcaaaaattaattaaacttatcacTTACCATTGTTATTTGATCGACAAAGATGTGTTTCGTATCGAGAAGAATTAATTCTCCgaccattgctaacacgatcaaatatttttgtaatttaaaaaataaaactaattcaaaaaaatttaaacagagcttttttgcaaaaattaaagagagTTTTGAcaaaaattgagagaaatttgagagaatttggaGAGAATTGTGAGAGAATTGTGAAAGGACTATTGTGTGAAAAAATGAAAGCGGGAGGggccttttatatatatatatatattttttaccgTTGGAGTTCAAACGGTCAAGTGACCATCGGAAGCTGGACAAAATGCTCCCCCAGGGATGCGttttgctgacacgtcccctgacttCGCACTGACGTGAACGCACTTTCGGGGGAAATGACCCtttccggtaaataatcaaaaaatcgacctatttcggtaaataatgatataaaatgatttgtTTTAGTAAATTGCCCCCAATTTTCAGACATATATCTCATTGCTATAGTAACGAGCCTTAACATTGAGCTCTAAATCAAGCAATATCAAATTCAAGgtttatataaaaagttaaaaaatatgttaatttttttaatattttattatacttttataagatatttttgtgaagtttaaaattCTACAGATAgtgtattaaataattttcttaaagaaAATAGTTGTTCGGTTATTATCTTTTTAAATAGTAGttttaactttaaattattttattttaaaatactgtataaaaattaaaaagagaaagatatatttaaaatatttttgagtcaatttgattaaattcacttaattcaataacatataaaattaatttaaatataaaattatcttttttttttcctttctctttttgttGGGGTTTATTTGGAAACGGTGAAAGTGGAATAACAGTCAGATGATACATCATCAGATGATTGTAGAAGGAAGGCGGTAGATTATCGAAAAGAAAGGGTAGAAAAGAATAGATATAAATATAGGAAATGAATTCTTTTGATTGGACTAGGCATCACTTCTTGTATTCGATGTGGATAAAAGATCTTCATATGTTATACTATTCAATTCTCGAAGGTGAATCGATTTGATAGCCTAGATATTGTTATTCATGATATTGATCTGATTCAATGTCATTGAAATGTAAGTCATTGATTGAATTTACAAACGACAAATTTATCATCTCCATGAGATTAAATCCCGAGTTATTgcgaagttaaaaaaaaaagaaattacgGAAGTAAATATTCTCGCATTTATTGTTACAGTGTTGTTCATTCTAGTTCTTACCttttttttacttataatatACCTAAAATCTATTAGTCAAAGTGATTAATTTGGATGAAGCTTGACTTTTTATCAaggaattgaagaaaaaaaattcaaatctcatgTCTTAAATAAAATGAATGGACTAGAATTAACAATATCCTATAAAACTCGATAGTATGgtagaaaaaaaaacatgaatctTTCTATCATACAATGTATATCTGCATACATGTCCATATCTAATTAAATATATCTACTATATATAGTATCTCAATTTTATTTCTTGGCTTcatctattttatttatgttgATTTCAATTAATCTGAAATAATTGGAAGGTATGTcttacaattttataattttttcatttcatggatttgattttttttagtggATACCAAGATCCTtcttaaaataattagaaatgaagaaaaaatggaatggaataggcatatattaattaaattaataaaaaaaacaaaaccaagTAAATTTTTTTCTTGTACATTCCGAAGAAGTAATTCGTTGGCAGGGTTTAACGTATGTTTTCTTAGGAAACACGAAACCATTAAGTTTGGGTCAATGTATCTACCGAGTTAGTTCCCTTTTTAACAACTGTGATATATCCATACCATATATGAAAAAACAAATTTGCAGGTTCCAGTTGGTTCTTATaatcaaaatttcccttttataCTAAAGTTTTCCATATAATCCAATgtccaaataaataaatacaatctGTCAAGACCTATAATCCAAAGtctttaatataaataaatacctTCTCTCTCATTATTATCCATCCACGCCTCTCTTTCCTTGGGTGTATTTTTACGATGACCGCCATCACCATAGAAACTCTCAAAGAGCAGCAGCAGATTATCCAACAACAAAGCGAGTCAGCCGCGGAATCAACTCAGCCGTTGCCCAGTCTGGATGAAGTGGAGCAAATTCTGGGCTATGAGTTTAACAACAAACGGTTATTAGAAGAAGCTTTCACGCATGCTTCTTTAGGACTGGGTTTCTCCAATGAGCGGTTAGAGTACGTGGGAGATTCTGTCCTTAATTTACTCTTCACCAAACAGCAGTTTTTTGAATACCCTGATTTGCCACCGGGGGCTTTGACTAGGCTACGAGCCGCCAATGTCGATACCGAAAAGTTGGCTCGTGCCGCCGTCAAACATGGTTTGCATCGCTATTTGCGCCATAAGAAACCTCTTCTCAAAGAACAAGTAAGCAATCGAAACtcttttttgaataaaattaattttagataGAAAAGGAATTTGTTTGATGaacccaaatttcacaatttttcacttttatgtatatttgttatataaatatttttattcattttaaaaaattggttTGAATATAAATACTCGAAGTCAATATTTGTAGGGTGTTGAATATTTTTGCAGTCATAATAATCGTAGTGGTTAAGTTTGTTGAAAGTTTGAAACCATCTTCGAATGTGCTTTTTTACGAGTAActaatttaaattgtttaaaatgtataaataaaaaaatttcattttaagggcTCGTTACGTacagtaaaaaaaagaaaaagaaaaatattaatcaTTTCTCCCTAATTTTTGAGCTAAGAGACGTAATCTCTTGGTTATGTAATTGTCATTACACGTTCATTGTGGAATATTATAATAACCAGTTGATACATAGTGGCCGACTACCATGACTATGTTTGACGTAGACTATGATATATATCATCCATTTTTGTCTTAATTATGTTGTAAACTAAGGTTTGTAGCTTAGTTAATTGCTTCAAAGGCATATCCAGTGTTCAACCGTTGATTTGTAGCATAAAAATTAGCAAATAATAACTCTCCCAACATAATCAGATTCGACAATTTTCTGAAGAAATACAACGATATCCACTACATTCTAATGGACTAGTCGACGTGCCAAAAGCGTTGGCTGATCTTGTGGAATCCACCATCGGTGCGGTTTTCATTGACACCAATTGCTCCATTGATGTTGTTTGGAAGGTACCTATTTCTTTCACTTATTTTTACTTAGGTAGGACCTTTTTTGTAGTTAGAATATGGTATGTggtcatatatataaattttgtttttgaatacTGTAATAGGTGTTTAAGGATTTGTTGGAACCCATAATTAGACGGGAGACTTTAAAGATACACCCGGTGACACAATTATATGAAGTGTGTCAAAAGAGAAATTTAAAAGTTAAGTTCGTAGATTTATGGAAGGAAAGCACAGGTTTTGATGTTTTTGTCGACGATCAACTTGTGGGAAGAGGCAAATGTAGTCTCAAGAAGGAAATTGCACACAACAGAGCTGCCAAAGATGCACTGGACAATATTTTGAGAATTTTAGATGAAAAAGATACTAATATTAATATTGTTGAAGAAAGAAATGTATAACTTTACTTGATGAATTGATCatgtaaaagttaaaata
It includes:
- the LOC107923062 gene encoding ribonuclease 3-like protein 3, producing the protein MTAITIETLKEQQQIIQQQSESAAESTQPLPSLDEVEQILGYEFNNKRLLEEAFTHASLGLGFSNERLEYVGDSVLNLLFTKQQFFEYPDLPPGALTRLRAANVDTEKLARAAVKHGLHRYLRHKKPLLKEQIRQFSEEIQRYPLHSNGLVDVPKALADLVESTIGAVFIDTNCSIDVVWKVFKDLLEPIIRRETLKIHPVTQLYEVCQKRNLKVKFVDLWKESTGFDVFVDDQLVGRGKCSLKKEIAHNRAAKDALDNILRILDEKDTNINIVEERNV